From a region of the Pseudomonas fulva 12-X genome:
- a CDS encoding substrate-binding periplasmic protein — MARFRHAGGLLVLTCALSGPLAAQGEPLNVYVGQGQMPFADGVAKGAGLFGELMRELCTRTAQQCVFRSVPWRRVLSEAEGDPHGVVLNLGRTPEREAKFVWLLDVLPTPYVLVSLDHTFDNLKDALQAGPVAVMAGTPRADELKRIRSGDQRVVEVTDPLQAAELLRSGRVVAWYEIDLRAFYLWHEMNAQPPLLAGKPLSSTRSHIAGSLKLEGAEALSQKMTAAFEDMRHDGSWQRILASYLGLDRSRALLSGGW, encoded by the coding sequence ATGGCCCGTTTTCGTCACGCTGGCGGCCTGCTGGTACTGACGTGCGCCCTGAGCGGCCCGCTTGCCGCTCAGGGCGAGCCGCTGAACGTCTATGTCGGGCAGGGGCAGATGCCGTTCGCCGACGGCGTGGCCAAGGGGGCTGGGCTGTTCGGTGAACTGATGCGCGAGCTGTGCACGCGTACCGCACAGCAGTGCGTGTTTCGCAGCGTGCCCTGGCGCCGGGTTTTGAGCGAGGCCGAAGGCGATCCCCATGGCGTGGTGCTCAACCTGGGGCGAACGCCTGAGCGGGAGGCAAAGTTCGTCTGGCTGCTCGACGTGCTGCCCACGCCCTATGTGCTCGTAAGCCTCGACCACACCTTCGACAATTTGAAAGATGCCCTGCAAGCCGGTCCGGTGGCGGTAATGGCCGGTACCCCGCGGGCTGATGAACTCAAGCGCATCCGAAGCGGCGATCAACGTGTGGTGGAAGTCACCGACCCGCTGCAGGCAGCCGAGTTGCTGCGTAGCGGCCGTGTGGTGGCCTGGTACGAGATCGACTTGCGGGCTTTCTACCTGTGGCACGAAATGAATGCGCAGCCGCCGCTGCTGGCCGGCAAGCCGCTAAGCAGCACGCGCAGCCATATCGCTGGCAGCCTCAAGCTGGAGGGCGCCGAGGCGCTGTCGCAGAAGATGACGGCGGCGTTCGAGGACATGCGCCACGATGGCAGCTGGCAGCGCATTCTCGCCAGCTATCTGGGCTTGGATCGGTCGCGGGCTTTGCTGTCTGGCGGCTGGTAA
- a CDS encoding DUF1883 domain-containing protein, with protein MKYIHQREHLNEDDLVIIECSQTCNIRLMNDANFRSFKNGGRHTYHGGAFDKFPAKITVPSSGFWNITIDTVTRKAISVTRKPTLKHSIKIVRRSSSHLS; from the coding sequence ATGAAGTACATCCACCAGCGCGAGCACCTCAACGAGGATGACCTGGTCATCATCGAATGCTCGCAAACCTGCAATATCCGCCTGATGAACGATGCGAACTTTCGCAGCTTCAAGAATGGCGGGCGCCACACCTATCACGGCGGCGCGTTCGACAAGTTTCCAGCGAAAATCACCGTGCCCAGCAGCGGTTTCTGGAACATCACCATCGACACCGTGACCCGCAAGGCGATCAGTGTGACGCGCAAGCCGACCCTCAAGCACTCGATCAAGATCGTCAGACGTTCTTCGTCGCACCTTTCCTAA
- a CDS encoding DUF5629 family protein, translating to MTDTTPYLLDQLETADMLVIDDLHAFDFQLDEVLLDQADAAAEANQPFASEAVVLSIEAQDGRDRKRWQFSYNAVMEAEYEAGDDSWLIEGHRLVCLAAVSAEAD from the coding sequence ATGACCGACACAACGCCCTACCTGCTCGACCAGCTGGAAACCGCTGACATGCTGGTCATCGACGACCTGCACGCCTTCGACTTCCAGCTCGACGAGGTGCTACTCGACCAGGCCGACGCGGCCGCCGAAGCGAACCAGCCGTTCGCCAGCGAAGCCGTGGTGCTGTCCATCGAGGCCCAGGACGGCCGCGACCGCAAACGCTGGCAGTTCAGTTACAACGCGGTGATGGAGGCCGAGTACGAGGCTGGTGACGACAGCTGGTTGATCGAGGGCCACCGCCTGGTTTGCCTGGCAGCGGTCAGCGCTGAAGCTGACTAG